In Amycolatopsis sp. FBCC-B4732, the genomic stretch GTCACCGAAGTCGTCGAGGTGCCGGGCGCGAAGCTGTTCTTCCCCGACGAGCGCCCCGCCGACCTCGTGCCGCACCTGCGGCGGCACTGGGCGTAGCGATCATCACAGCGCCGGGTGCGGACTAGGCGCTACAGTGATCCGGTTGATCAAGACGAGCACGGAAGCGAGGTGAGCGGCACATGCCAGCGGACAGTCATCGGACGGCCGGGCGCGCGCTCACCGGGGGTTTCCCGCTGGGCTGAGTCCGGCCGACCCCTGTCCGGCAGTGCGCGCACGCCGGAAAAGAGCCGGATCATGACCATCTTCGAAATGCTGCTGCGCGTGGGCGCCGGCGTCGGCCTGGGTGCCGTCATCGGGGTCGAGCGCCAGTTCCGGGCCCGGCTGGCCGGGCTGCGCACCAACGCGCTGGTCGCCGTCGGGGCGACCCTCTTCGTGCTGCTGTCCGCGCACGGCTTCGGCGGGCTGGCTTCCAGCGGTGACGCCGATCCGACGCGGGTGGCCGCGCAGATCGTCTCGGGCATCGGGTTCCTCGGTGCCGGGGTGATCATGCGCGACGGCCTCAACGTCCGCGGCCTCAACACGGCGGCGACGCTGTGGTGCTCGGCCGCGGTCGGTGCGCTGGCCGGAGCCGGGCTCTACGTCGTCGCGGTGGCCGGAACGGCGGTCGTGGTCGGGGTGAACGTGGTGCTGCGGCCGCTGGGCCGCGTCGTCGACCGCCGCCCGGACGCGGGGGGCGAGACGCCGACGCGGTACGCGTTCCAGGCCGTCACGCGCGACGCGACCGAGGCCCACGTGCGGGCGCTGCTCGTGCAATCGTTGACCCGCACGGACTTCCGGCTGCTGTCGGTGCTGAGCACGGACCGCGAAGACCGCACGGTCGAGGTCCGCGCCGAGCTGGTCGGCGACCAGCGCGACGACGCCCAGATGGAGGCGGCGGTTTCGCGGCTCTCGCTGGAGCCGTCGGTGTCGAGCGTGCGCTGGGAAGCCGTGCCCGCGTAACAGGTGTGGACGAACTCGCGCAGCAGCTCGTCGAGCTGGGCCGGCTGCTCGCGGTTCACCAATGGCCGGGCACCCTCGATCGGCCCCGCGTGCGGGGCCCCGCAGCCGACAAGGGCCGCCACCGCGAAGATGTCTGGCGGGTCGCCCGTCACCAGCGGCGCGCGGTCGCGGACTTCGCCGACCTTTCGGCGGGCGAACGGTGCGGGCCGTTCAGGTCGTGGAACTCCGCCCGCTGATTTCCGGCGAGCCGAAGTCGCCGTCGCCAAGGTCGAGCGTGCGCTGGGAAGCCGTGCCCGCGTAACGGAGAAGGCCTCCCCGCTCACCGAGCGGGGAGGCCTTCTCCGAGCAGAAACCCTTACGCCTGCGTCATCTTCCGCAGCACGTACTGCAGGATGCCGCCGTTGCGGTAGTAGTCCGCCTCACCCGGGGTGTCGATGCGGACGTCCGCGTCGAACTCCACCTTGGTGCCATCATTTTTGGTCGCCGTGACGTGCACCGTGCGGGGCGTGTCGCCGTCGTTCAGCGCCGTGATGCCCGTGATGTCGAACGTCTCGGTGCCGTCCAGGCCGAGCGACGAGGCCGACTCGCCCTGCGGGAACTGCAGCGGGATGACGCCCATGCCGATCAGGTTCGAGCGGTGGATGCGCTCGAATGACTCGGTGATCACCGCGCGCACACCCAGCAGCGACGTGCCCTTGGCCGCCCAGTCACGCGACGAACCGGAGCCGTACTCCTTGCCGCCCAGCACGACCAGGGGAGTGCCCTGCGCCGCGTAGTTCTGGGCCGCGTCGTAGATGAACGCCTGCGGGGCGTCGTCCTGGGTGAAGTCGCGGGTGTAGCCGCCCTGCACGTCGTCCAGGAGCTGGTTGCGCAGCCGGATGTTCGCGAAGGTGCCGCGGATCATCACCTCGTGGTTGCCGCGCCGCGAGCCGTAGGAGTTGAAGTCCTTCTTCTCCACGCCGTGCTCGGTCAGGTACTGCGCGGCCGGGGTGCCCGGCTTGATCGCGCCGGCGGGGGAGATGTGGTCGGTGGTGACCGAGTCGCCCAGCTTCGCCAGCACGCGCGCGCCGGTGATGTCGGTGACCGCGGCCGGCTCCGGCGTCATGCCCTCGAAGTACGGGGGCTTCCGGACGTAGGTGGACTCGGCGTCCCACTCGAAGGTCTTGCCCTCGGGGGTGGGCAGCGACTTCCAGCGCTCGCCGCCGTCGAAGACGTCGGCGTAGTCCTTGGTGAACATCTCCTGCGTGATCGCGTAGTCGATGGTCTCCTGGATCTCCTGCGCCGTCGGCCAGATGTCCTTGAGGAAGACGTCGTTGCCGTGCTCGTCCTGGCCCAGGGGCTGGTTCGCGAAGTCGAAGTCCATCGTCCCGGCCAGCGCGTAGGCGATGACCAGCGGCGGCGACGCGAGGTAGTTCATCTTCACGTCGGGGTTGATCCGGCCTTCGAAGTTCCGGTTGCCCGAGAGCACCGAAACCGCGGTGAGGTCGTTCTCCTGGATCGCCGCGGAGATCTCGTCCGAGAGGGGGCCGGAGTTGCCGATGCACGTGGTGCAGCCGTAGCCGACCAGGTGGTAGCCCAGCTTCTCCAGGTACGGCCACAGGTTGGCCTTGGTGTAGTAGTCGGTGACGACCTGCGAGCCCGGCGCCATCGACGTCTTCACCCACGGCTTGACCGCGAGGCCCTTGTCCACGGCGTTGCGCGCGAGCAGCGCGGCGCCGAGCATGACCGACGGGTTCGAGGTGTTGGTGCACGAGGTGATCGAGGCGATCACCACGGCGCCGTGGTCGAGGACGAACTCGCCGCGGTCCGCCGTCGAGACCTTGACCGGCTTGCTCGGGCGGCCCGACGCGCCGTTCGCGGCGGAGCTGGTGACCGGCGCGGCGTCGTCCTCGGCGAACGACAGCGACGGGGCGTCGCTGGCCGGGAAGGACTCCTCCGAAGCCTCGTCCATCTTGGTGTGCGGCGTGCTGTCCTCGCCGTCCACGTAGTCGTGGATCGACTTGCGGAACGCCGACTTCGCGTCCGACAGCTCGATGCGGTCCTGCGGGCGCTTCGGGCCGGCGATCGACGGGACGACCGTCGAGAGGTCCAGCTCGAGGTACTCGGAGTAGGCCGCCTCGCGCGAGGAGTCGTGCCAGAGGCCCTGCTCCTTGGCGTAGGCCTCGACCAGCGCGACCTGCTCGGCCGAGCGGCCGGTCAGCTTGAGGTAGCGGACGGTCTCCTCGTCGATCGGGAAGATCGCCGCGGTGGAGCCGAACTCCGGGCTCATGTTGCCGATGGTGGCGCGGTTGGCCAGCGGCACCGCGCCGACGCTCTCGCCGTAGAACTCGACGAACTTGCCGACCACGCCGTGGCGGCGCAGCATCTCGGTGATCGTGAGGACGACGTCGGTGGCGGTGACGCCGGCCGGGATCTCCCCGGTCAGCTTGAAGCCGACGACGCGCGGGATGAGCATCGACACCGGCTGGCCCAGCATGGCGGCCTCGGCCTCGATGCCGCCGACGCCCCAGCCCAGCACGCCCAGGCCGTTGACCATGGTGGTGTGCGAGTCGGTGCCGACGCAGGAGTCGGGGTAGGCCTGGCCGTTGCGGGACATGACCGTGCGCGCGAGGTGCTCGATGTTGACCTGGTGCACGATGCCGGTGCCGGGCGGGACGACCTTGAACTCGTCGAAGGCGCCCTGGCCCCAGCGCAGGAACTGGTAGCGCTCGCGGTTGCGCTCGTACTCGATCTCGACGTTGCGCTCGAAGGCGTCGGGGCGGCCGAAGACGTCGATGATGACCGAGTGGTCGATGACCAGTTCGGCGGGGGCGAGCGGGTTGACCTTGTCGGGGTCGCCACCGAGGTCGGTGACCGCCTCGCGCATGGTGGCGAGGTCGACGACGCACGGCACGCCGGTGAAGTCCTGCATGATCACGCGGGCGGGCGTGAACTGGATCTCGATCGACGGGTCGGCGTTGGGGTCCCACGAGCCGAGCGCGCGGATGTGGTCGGCGGTGATGTTCGCGCCGTCTTCGGTGCGCAGCAGGTTCTCGAGCAGGATCTTCAGGCTGTAGGGCAGCCGCTCGGCGCCCTCGACCTTGTTCAGGCGGAACACCTCGTACGAGGCGTCGCCGACCTTCAGCGTGTCTTTGGCGCCGAAGCTGTCCTTGCTGGCAGGTGCGGTCACGTCTAACTCCAGTGGCATGGACTTCCGCGCCGGTGCGGCGGTCGAGTCCCGGGTCAGTTCGGTCGGGTTCGGTGGTGGCGAGTCTTGCGCACCCCCACCGTAGGACCGGATCGGGGATGGCACACCTCGCGGTACCTCAAACAGTACGCGTGTCCTGTTTGGGGGACAAGACGACACGCGGTGTGGGCTGCGCCATCCGTTGCGGGGGTCCCTCAATGAGGGGAATTGGTGCCTACGGTGTGTAAGTTTCCGGTGATGCTTGTGATAGTGGTGTGACTGCAGTGACGCGCGATGTGCGCAGGTGAGCGGAGGTGGGCGGTCGTGGCGGGACGGCGTGGGGGTCCGGGGGTGCCGCGGACCCGCCGGGGACTCACCGTGAGCGCGCTCACCTTGGTGATCTTGTTCGGGGCCGGTGGCACCGGCCTGGCGGCGCCCCCGCCACCGCCGAACCCGAGCGACTCCGACCTGAACAACAGCAAGGCCGACGCCAACGCGAAGGCGGGCGAGGTCGGCCGGCTGACCAACCAGCTGGCCCAGGCCGAGCAGAAGCTGTCGCAGCTGCAGGACGACGTCGAGCTCAAGCAGGAAGAGGCCAACAAGGCCCTGGTCGACCTGCAGTCCGCGCAGGACGCCGCTGCCCAGGCCGAGAACGACGCGAAGGCCGCCCGCACCGAGGCGGACGCGGCGGCCGCGGCGATCGAGAAGGCCCGCACCGACCTCAAGACGTTCGCCGCCGCGAGCTTCCAGCAGGGGAGCACGGTCGGCTCGCTCTCGGCGTACCTGAGCGCCGACAGCCCCAAGGACATGCTGGCCCGCGCGCAGCTGCTCGACGCCGTCGGCGGCGACCGGCTCAACGCCCTCGACCGGCTCCAGCAGGCGCAGACGGCGAAGGCCAACAAGGACTCCGCGGCCCGCAAGGCCGCGGAGATCGCGCAGCAGAAGCAGGACGCCGCCCGCGAGGCCAAGCACTCCGCCGATTCCGCGCAGGCCAGGGCGATCAGCGCGCAGGACAGCCAGGCGACGCAGAACACGCAGCTCGAGAAGAACAAGTCCGACGTCGAACAGCAGCTCTACGCCGCGCAGGCCAAGGTCAGCGGCCTGCAGGGCCAGCGCCAGCGCTACCAGGACTGGCTCGCCCAGAAGCAGCGCGAAGACGAGGAACGCGCCCGCCAGGCCGCGCTCGGTTCGTCCGGTGGTGGCGGTGGCCGCCCGGCGACCAAGCCGGCGTCGGGCCCGGCCGGGTCGTCCATCGAGGCGGTCATCGCGCGGGCGCTGTCCAAGGTCGGCCTGCCCTACGCGTGGGGCGGCGGCAACGCGAGCGGACCGACCCGCGGCATCCGCGACGGCGGCGTCGCCGACCGCTACGGCGACTACAACAAGATCGGCTTCGACTGCTCCGGCCTGATGATCTACGCGTTCGCCGGGGTGACGGGCTTGCCGCACTACAGCGGCTACCAGTACACGGCGGGACGGCGGGTCCCGCTGTCCCAGATGCGCCGCGGGGACATGCTGTTCTACGGCGGCGCGGGCGGCATCCACCACGTCGCGCTGTACCTCGGCGGCGGCCAGATGGTCGAGGCGCCGCAGTCCGGTCTGCGCGTCCGGGTCGCGCCGGTGCGCTACGGCGGGATCATGCCGTACGCGACGCGCCTGATCGGCTGAAACTCGCTCGACGCGGGAGTCTTCCGGGCTTCAGGATCACCACGGTGGACGACGAACTGAACGCGCTGCGCCGCTCGCGGATGCGCTGGAACACGCCCCTGTCCGAACCGCACGCGGAGCTGCTGCTCGACCGGATGGCCCTGCGTGAGGGTCACCTCGTCGACCTCGGCTGCGGCTGGGGTGAGCTGCCGCTGCGGGCCGCCGCGCGGGCGCCCGGCCTGCGCGTGACCGGCGTCGACACCGACGTGACCGGCCTCGACCGCGGCCGGGCCGCCGCCACGACGCGAGGCCTGTCGATCGACTTCACCGAGGCGGACGCCGCGAACTGGGACGTTCCCGTCGAGCGGGCCTTTTGCATCGGCTCCGCTCACGTCTTCGGCTCGACGAAGGCCGCGTTGGCGCGGCTGGCGCAGGTGGTGCCGTCGGGCCGGCTGCTCTACGGCGACGGCTTCTGGGCCGCGCCGCCGAACCCGGCGGCGCTGGAGATCTTCGGCCCGGACACGCTGACGCTGCCGGAGCTGCTCGACGCCGCGGTCGACGCCGGCTGGCGCGTCCGGCACCTCAGCACGGCCGACCAGCTCGAATGGGACGACTTCGAGTCGACCTCGCGGGCCGGTTGGGAGGAGTGGCTGGCGGCGCACCCGGACGACCGGCGGGCGGGCGAGGTCGGGGAGTGGCTCGACCGGCGGCTGCGCGAGTACGTGGGCGTTTACCGGGGTGTGCTCGGCCTGGCCTACCTCGTGCTCACCCGCGCTTGAGCTTGCGCCAGCCGCCGGCCCGGTTGTTCGCGATGATCTGCCGGAACATGGCGGTGAGCGCGGGTGCGTTGATGGTCTCGCCTTCGCGGAAGGCGACGGTCCGCGCGGTCTTGTTGCCGTGCCCGGCGGTGATGATGCCTTCGGGGTCCGGGACGATGCCGCCGTCGTAGACGAAGACGTTGACGTGGTCCTTCGCCGCCAGCAGGGCGCAGACGTTGCCCTCGAGCACGAAGTAGGGCTGCCGGGTGCGCTTGATCGTCTCGACGACGTCGGGGTCCGCCGCGTGAACCAGCTCGCGGACCTCGCGGCAGATCGCCTGCTGCCACTCCGGCAGGGCGTCGATGTAGGCGTCGACGCGGGGCTCGACGGTATACGGCACGCGGTCAGTATGGGCTAGATTCCCCGGATGCGGTACGCGGGGATCGTGGTGGCCGGGGGTTCGGCGCGCAGACTGTCCGGTGTGGACAAGCCGGCCCTGTCGGTGGGCGGGAAGCCGTTGCTCGCCCGCGCGATCCACGCTCTCTCCGGAGCCGAGCGCGTGATCGCCGTCGGCCCGCGGCGGCCCGGCTTCGACGTCGTGTGGACCCGTGAACCGGTCCCGGGCACCGGCCCGGTGGCGGCGCTGGCGGCGGGACTCGCGTTCGTGCCGGCGGAGGTCGACGTGGTCGCGGTGCTGGCCGCCGACCTCCCGGGCGTCCGGCGGTCCACTGTGGACCGCCTGGTCGCGGCTCTCGGTGACGGCGATGGCGCGGTCCTGGTGGACGCGGCGGGATCCCGGCAGTGGCTGCTGGGGGCGTGGCGGGTCCCGGCGTTGCGGGCGGCGTTGCCGGACGAGGTCGAGAACGCGGCGCTGCGGCGGGTGCTGGGTGGGCTGTCGGTGGCGGAGGTCCCGGCGGAACTGGGCGAAGCGGACGACATCGACACGCCCGAGGATCTCGAGCGGCACCGCTGAGAACGGGAACCGGATCAGCTTCACAGATGTCACACCAGGGAAGGTGTTGGCTACTGACGGGGCAACCCGTGTCCGCGTGCCGGACGGACGAACGGCCGGGGGACGCAGTACGGTCGCACCGCGTGATCACCGTCGCGGGGGCGGCGCACGAACTTTCGAGGAGGCAGAGTGACCGAGCCCGGCTACGCCGAGGGCGGGAACGGCCAGCAGGCGACACCGGCGCGGGACGCCCAGTTGCTGGAGCGGACCGTGTTCGAGGTCAAGCGGATCATCGTCGGCCAGGACCGCCTGGTCGAGCGGATGCTGGTCGGCCTGCTGGCCAAGGGCCACCTGCTGCTCGAAGGCGTGCCCGGCGTGGCGAAGACCCTCGCCGTCGAGACGTTCGCGCGGGTCGTCGGCGGCTCGTTCTCCCGCGTCCAGTTCACCCCCGACCTGGTGCCCGCGGACATCCTCGGCACCCGGATCTACCGGCAGGGCGCCGAGCGGTTCGACGTCGAGCTCGGCCCGGTCGTGGCGAACTTCGTGCTCGCCGACGAGATCAACCGCGCGCCCGCCAAGGTCCAGTCCGCGATGCTCGAGGTGATGGCCGAGCGGCACGTGTCGATCGGCGGGCAGACGTTCCCGATGCCCGACCCGTTCCTCGTGCTCGCCACCCAGAACCCGATCGAGAACGAGGGCGTGTACCCGCTGCCGGAAGCGCAGCGTGACCGGTTCCTGTTCAAGATCCAGGTCGAGTACCCCTCCGCCGAGGAGGAGCGCGAGATCATCTACCGGATGGGCGTCACGCCGCCGACCCCGCACGAGGTGCTCAGCCCGGGCGAGCTGGTCCGGCTGCAGGGGGTCGCGGCGCAGGTGTTCGTGCACCACGCCCTCGTCGACTACGTCGTGCGCCTCGTGCTGACCACCCGGACGCCGAACGAGCACGGCCTCGCCGACGTCGCCGGCTGGGTGTCCTACGGTGCTTCGCCGCGGGCGAGCCTCGGCATCATCGCCGCCGCCCGGGCGCTGGCCCTGGTCCGCGGCCGCGACTACGTGCTGCCGCAGGACGTCGTCGACGTCGTGCCGGACGTGCTGCGCCACCGGCTCGTGCTGTCCTACGACGCGCTGGCCGACGGCGTGCCGATCGACCACATCATCACGCGCGTGCTGCAGACCGTGCCGTTGCCGCAGGTCTCGGCCCGGCCGCAGGGCGGGGCCGGACAGGGTGGCCCGGTCCCGGCGGGCGCGCCGGTCAGGTAACCCGGAAATGGCCAAGAAAGAAGACGGCGCCCGCCCTTCGTGGGCGCCGCCGGTGCTGCGCGGCGACCGGCTGGAGGCCGGGCTCCGGACCCTGGAGCTCGACGTCCGCCGCCGGCTCGACGGGCTGCTCCAGGGCAACCACCTCGGCCTCGTGCCGGGGCCGGGCTCCGAGCCCGGCGAAGCGCGGCCGTACCAGCCCGGCGACGACGTGCGCCGGATGGACTGGGCGGTCACCGCCCGCACCACGACCCCGCACATCCGCGAGACCGTGGCCGACCGCGAGCTGGAGACGTGGGTCGTCGCCGACCTGTCGGCGAGCCTCGACTTCGGCACGGCGCTGTGCGAGAAGCGCGACCTGGTGGTCTGCGCGGTCGCGGCGGTCGCGCACCTGACCGGGGGCGGCGGCAACCGGATCGGCGCGCTGGTCTCCACCGGCGCCGACACCGCCCGCATCCCGGCCCGCGGCGGGCTGGCGCACGCGCGCGGTCTGGTGCGGAAGCTGGCCGAGACGCCGCGGGCGGCCGAGGGCACGCGCGGCGACTTCGCCCAGGCGCTGGAGGCGCTGCGCCGCCCGCCGCGCCGCCGTGGCCTGGCCGTGGTGATCTCCGACTTCCTGGGCGACAGCTCGTGGGAGCGGCCGCTGCGGGCGCTGGGCGGGCGCCACGAACTGATCGCGATCGAAGTACTCGACCCGCGCGACGTCGACCTGCCCGAGGTGGGCACCGTCGTGCTGGCCGACCCGGAGACAGGGAAACAGCGCGAAGTGCACGCTTCGGCCTTGCTGCGCAAGGAGTTCGGGGCCGCGGCCCACGCCCACCGCCAGAAGGTGGCGGCCGGCCTGCGGCGCGCGGGTGCGGCCCACCTGACGCTGCGCACGGACGCCGACTGGATCGCCGACATGGTGCGGTTCGTCGTCGCCCGCAAGCGCCGCTGGTCCGGGGGTGTCGCGTGAGGGAGCTTGCGACCGAACCATTCGACGCTGCGCTTTCGGCTCAGGCCGCACCGAGCGCCGGCGAGGTGTGCGCATGAGCCTGACCGGATTCACCGCGCCTTGGTGGTTCCTGCTCCTGATCGCCGTGGCGGCGGTCGCCGTCGGGTACGTGCTCGCGCAGCGGGCGCGGCGGAAGCGGACCATGCGGTTCGCGAACCTCGACCTGCTGGAGCGGGTCGCGCCGAAGAGCCAGGGCTGGGTCCGGCACGTGCCGGCGGTGCTGATCGTGCTGTCGCTGCTGCTGCTGACCGTGGCGCTGGCCGGGCCGACCGCCGAGCAGAAGGTGCCGCGCAACCGGGCCACCGTGATGCTGGTGATCGACGTGTCGCTGTCGATGGAGGCCACCGACGTCGCCCCGACGCGGCTGAAGGCGGCCCAGGACGCGGCGACGCAGTTCGCGCAGAACATGACCCCGGGTATCAACCTGGGCCTGATCTCGTTCGCGGGCACGGCGACGGTACTGGTCAACCCGACCACCGACCGCAACGGCGTGATCAAGGCGATCGAGAACCTGAAACTGGCCCAGTCGACGGCGACCGGCGAGGGCATCTTCGCGGCCCTGCAGTCGGTGGAGAGCTTCTCCACCGTCGTCGGCGGCGCGGACGGGCCGCCGCCCGCCCGGATAGTGCTGATGTCGGACGGAAAGCAGACGGTGCCGGAAGACCTGTACGCGGCCCGCGGCGGCTATACGGCGGCTCAGGCGGCGAAGCAGGCAGGCGTCCCGATTTCGTCGATCTCGTTCGGCACCACGCACGGCTCGGTCGACATCGACGGCAAGGCCCAGCCGGTGAGCGTCGACGACGAGTCGCTGCGCGAGATCGCGCGGCTGTCCGGCGGCGACTTCTACAAGGCGGCCAGCGCCGAAGAGCTGAAGAAGGTCTACGCGGACCTCGGCGAGCAGATCGGCTACGAGATCAAGGACGCCGACGCGAGCAAGCCGTGGCTGGTAGCGGGCACGCTGCTCCTGATGATCGGCGCGGCGGCCAGCCTGTTCTTCGGCCAGAGACTCCCGTGACTCAGGCTCGGCGGACGCCGTACAGGCTTCCGCCGAGCAGGGTCGCCCCGGAGAGGACGCCGCTGACGAACGGCACCCACTCCGTGGCGCTCCCGAGCAGAGCGAGACCGACGACGCCGAGCACGGTGAGCACCGCGCCGACGACCAGGATCGACCGGGTCTTCCACGCCGACGCGAGCGCGACGAAGTGGAGGCCGACGATGGTGGCGATCCAGGCGACGTTCCCCTCCACCGGTGCTTCCAGCAGGCTCAGCTCGAAGAACCCGGCGACCAGCAGCACCACCTCGGCGATGACGACGACCCGGTAGCTGGGCCCGAACACCGGGCGGTCGTCGAGCGTCGGGCGGCCGCCCGCACGGAAGCCGAGGACCACCACCGCCGCGAGGGCGAGGACGGCGAGGGCGCGCAGCACCCAGCCGATCGCCGCCGGCAGCGGGGCGCCGGAGTTGACCAGGACGAACACCGTGCCGAACGCGGCGCCGATGAGCGCCCCCAGGAACTGCTGTCGCATCGGGCGAACCTACCGGACGGCGATCATGACGCTTCGCGGTCACCGTAACGCCGGCGTGGATGGAGGAGACTGTTCCCAGGTACGGCGAACGTGAGGAGACGGGGGTTGGCGGTCGGGGAGCCGGCGCGGCGGGTGTTCCTCAGCCACACCAGTGAGCTGAGCGTGTTTCCGAAGCCGCGATCGTTCGTGGCGGCGGCGAAGGACGCGGTGGCCGCGGCCGGTGACGCGGTGGTGGACATGTCCGCCTTCACCGCCCGCGACGCGACACCGGAGCAGCTCGATCGGGAGATGCTGGCCGAGGCGGACATCTACGTGCTGATCGCGGGTTTCCGCTACGGCACGCCGGTGCGGGGCCGTCCGGAGGTCTCCTACTGCGAGCAAGAGTTCGAGTTCGCCACCGCCGCCGGCATGGAGCGGCTGGTGTTCGTGCTGGCCGAGGACACCGAGGGGCCACCGGCGCTGATCCGGGACCTGGAGCACGGGGCCAAACAGGAAGCATTCCGCAAACGGCTGCCGGACAGCGGTCTCACCATCACCAAGGTGTCCTCGCCCGCCGAACTGGCGACCAAGCTGGAGCGGGCACTGAATCGGGTCCCGCGTTCCCGGCAGGAGTCGAAGCTCGCCGGCCGGATCTCGAACATTCCCGCTCGCACGGCCACCTTCACCGGCCGCGACGACCTGCTGGCCGGGCTGCGGACGGCGTTGTGTTCGGGGCGGCCGGCGGTGGTGCAGGCGCTCAACGGGATGGGTGGGGTCGGCAAGACCACGACCGCGATCGAGTACGCCCATCGCTACGCCGAGGACTACGACGTCGCTTGGTGGATTCCCGCCGAAGACCCGGCCCTCGCCACCAGCCACCTGGTCGATCTCGCCCGGGCGCTGGATCTGGCGACCGAGAAGGACTCGCCCGCGGTCGTACTGGCCCGGTTGCGCGGGGCATTGCAGTCGCGCGGGCGGTGGCTGGTGGTGTTCGACAACGCCGAAGACCCCGCCGCTCTGCGACCGCTGCTGCCCGCCGGGGACGGCCACGTGATCATCACCTCGCGGAACCCCGACTGGGACGACATCGGTGCCGCGTTGCCGGTGCGGGAATTCAGTCGTCCCGAGTCGGTCCGGCTACTTCGAACGCGCTGCCCGCGGCTCACCGCACCTGACGCCGACCGCATCGCCGATGCCCTGGGCGACCTGCCCCTGGCCGTGAACCAGGCAGCGCGCCTGCTGGCTACGAGCAACCTGACCGCCGAGGACTACCTGGAACTGCTCGCTGAGCGCGGCCATGAACTGATGGGCCGCCATGAGAAGCGCAGCAGCTATCCCGTCTCGCTGGCCGCGGCGTGGACGGTGTCTTTCGACCAGCTCGCCCGCGAGAATCCCGCCGCGCTGAACATCCTTACCTTGGTGGCGTGGCTGGCTCCCGAACCGGTGCCGCTCACCCTGCTCACCCATCAGCAGGGCGAGGCCGGGGCTGTTGCGCGGGACGCGCTGGCCTTCGCCGACGTCACGGCCGCCCTGCGCAGCCGAGGGATGGCCGAGGTGACCACCACGACCATCCAGCTCCACCGGGTCCCCGCCGCGCTGCTGCGGGCACGCACCCAGGACGATGTCGTCACCGGGGAGGACCGCGACTCGACCTGGCCGGTTACCGCGGTCCGGCTGCTACACGCTGGTCTGCCCGACAATCCTTGGGCCAACCCGCCGAGCTGGCCGCGCTGGCGAGAACTGCTCCCGCACCTGCTGTTCGTGTGTGACCCTAACCGCGCGTGGCAGCCGGCAGCAGAAGAAGTCGCCTACCTGCTCGGCTACACCGCGTCCTACCTCCAGACGCGTGGGGAACCCGGCGCCGCACTGCCGTTGTTTCAGCGGGCTTACGCCCTTTACAGGGATCGCCTCGGCGAGGACCACCCCCACACCCTCACCGCCGCCAACAACCTTGCCGTCGACCTCGGCAGCTTGGGTGAGCATCAGCAGGCTCGTGAGTTGAACGAAGACACTCTCACTCGCCGTCGGCGCGTCCTGGGGGAGGACGATCCCGGCACCCTCAATTCCGCCAACAACCTTGCCGTCGACCTCAGCACCTTGGGTGAGCATCAGCAGGCTCGTGAGTTGAACGAAGACACTCTCACTCGCCGTCGGCGCGTCCTGGGGGAGGACGATCCCGGCACCCTCAATTCCGCCAACAACCTCGCCGTCGACCTCAGCAACTTGGGCGAGCATCAGCAGGCTCGTGAGTTGAACGAAGACACTCTCACTCGCCGCCGACGCGTCCTCGGCGAAGACGATCCCAGGA encodes the following:
- a CDS encoding DUF58 domain-containing protein, which encodes MAKKEDGARPSWAPPVLRGDRLEAGLRTLELDVRRRLDGLLQGNHLGLVPGPGSEPGEARPYQPGDDVRRMDWAVTARTTTPHIRETVADRELETWVVADLSASLDFGTALCEKRDLVVCAVAAVAHLTGGGGNRIGALVSTGADTARIPARGGLAHARGLVRKLAETPRAAEGTRGDFAQALEALRRPPRRRGLAVVISDFLGDSSWERPLRALGGRHELIAIEVLDPRDVDLPEVGTVVLADPETGKQREVHASALLRKEFGAAAHAHRQKVAAGLRRAGAAHLTLRTDADWIADMVRFVVARKRRWSGGVA
- a CDS encoding MoxR family ATPase: MTEPGYAEGGNGQQATPARDAQLLERTVFEVKRIIVGQDRLVERMLVGLLAKGHLLLEGVPGVAKTLAVETFARVVGGSFSRVQFTPDLVPADILGTRIYRQGAERFDVELGPVVANFVLADEINRAPAKVQSAMLEVMAERHVSIGGQTFPMPDPFLVLATQNPIENEGVYPLPEAQRDRFLFKIQVEYPSAEEEREIIYRMGVTPPTPHEVLSPGELVRLQGVAAQVFVHHALVDYVVRLVLTTRTPNEHGLADVAGWVSYGASPRASLGIIAAARALALVRGRDYVLPQDVVDVVPDVLRHRLVLSYDALADGVPIDHIITRVLQTVPLPQVSARPQGGAGQGGPVPAGAPVR
- the fxsT gene encoding FxSxx-COOH system tetratricopeptide repeat protein, producing MAVGEPARRVFLSHTSELSVFPKPRSFVAAAKDAVAAAGDAVVDMSAFTARDATPEQLDREMLAEADIYVLIAGFRYGTPVRGRPEVSYCEQEFEFATAAGMERLVFVLAEDTEGPPALIRDLEHGAKQEAFRKRLPDSGLTITKVSSPAELATKLERALNRVPRSRQESKLAGRISNIPARTATFTGRDDLLAGLRTALCSGRPAVVQALNGMGGVGKTTTAIEYAHRYAEDYDVAWWIPAEDPALATSHLVDLARALDLATEKDSPAVVLARLRGALQSRGRWLVVFDNAEDPAALRPLLPAGDGHVIITSRNPDWDDIGAALPVREFSRPESVRLLRTRCPRLTAPDADRIADALGDLPLAVNQAARLLATSNLTAEDYLELLAERGHELMGRHEKRSSYPVSLAAAWTVSFDQLARENPAALNILTLVAWLAPEPVPLTLLTHQQGEAGAVARDALAFADVTAALRSRGMAEVTTTTIQLHRVPAALLRARTQDDVVTGEDRDSTWPVTAVRLLHAGLPDNPWANPPSWPRWRELLPHLLFVCDPNRAWQPAAEEVAYLLGYTASYLQTRGEPGAALPLFQRAYALYRDRLGEDHPHTLTAANNLAVDLGSLGEHQQARELNEDTLTRRRRVLGEDDPGTLNSANNLAVDLSTLGEHQQARELNEDTLTRRRRVLGEDDPGTLNSANNLAVDLSNLGEHQQARELNEDTLTRRRRVLGEDDPRTLIAAGRLAVDLRDLGELQQARELHEDTLARTKRVVGDDHPDTIIAAGNLAADLRALGEHQRARELDEGTLARAKRVLGEDHPNTIIAASNLAADLRALGEHQRARELHEDVLARRKRVLGDED
- a CDS encoding VWA domain-containing protein, which codes for MSLTGFTAPWWFLLLIAVAAVAVGYVLAQRARRKRTMRFANLDLLERVAPKSQGWVRHVPAVLIVLSLLLLTVALAGPTAEQKVPRNRATVMLVIDVSLSMEATDVAPTRLKAAQDAATQFAQNMTPGINLGLISFAGTATVLVNPTTDRNGVIKAIENLKLAQSTATGEGIFAALQSVESFSTVVGGADGPPPARIVLMSDGKQTVPEDLYAARGGYTAAQAAKQAGVPISSISFGTTHGSVDIDGKAQPVSVDDESLREIARLSGGDFYKAASAEELKKVYADLGEQIGYEIKDADASKPWLVAGTLLLMIGAAASLFFGQRLP